Genomic DNA from Anaerolineales bacterium:
AATCAAACGATTCCGTCCAGCGATCCATCTCTGCGGAAGTCAGTTTGTTGGGGTCGGCAAGGACGCTGGCAAGGATGCGCCCTTCGTGAATGCCGGATTCCCATAGGCGGAGGGCAAGGGCGTGCTGAGCAGGGAGTTTGGCGCGTTTGATCGCCGCCGCCAACGCACGAAGCGTTACCATTGAGATGCCCAGTTGGGTCGTTTGGGGGGTGATCCCAAAGCGGCGCTGTCCGGCAACATTGGCGGGGTTATACGCCGCCCGCAGGTGGGCGATGATCGACTCGTAATCGAGAGGTGGGTTGGCTGGTTGGGACATGGTGAACTTATCCCTTCTATGGCTCGCTTTTTGGGGGGGAGGCGCTTTCTATGGTGTTGAAATCCGCGTTGCAGTGGATGTTGGGGGAGGCGTTGGCAAACCAAAATTTTCCTCTGTCAGGTACGGAGCAACCTCGCGGGGGAGTGGATCGCGGGGGACTGCTGCTCGCCATACATCGCTGTGTTGGGTGACATAGGCAGAGGCTATTTTTTGCGTTTGCCAACGGCTAAAGGCGCGGTCTGCCGCTTTGTCGAGTTCCTCCGGTTGAGGGATGTCCAACTGCCGATCCGTAATCTGGACAACCTCCCATCCGGCTGCCGTCTCAAGCGGACCAAAGAGCGTTTCTGCCCCGCCCGCCTGAACCGCCCGCGCCACTTCTGGGGCAAAGACTTCCACCCCAACGCGCCCTAATTCCCCGCCAAGTCCGCCCCCCGTCGTCAACGAATACTGACAAACAAGCGATCCAAAGTCCTCGCCGCCTTGGGCGCGTTTCAGAATATCCGCCGCCACGTTTTCGCCGCTGACGGTGATCACCGCCGCCCGAATTTGCGCGTCGCCATCAGCATTTGTCCGTTTCTCGGTGATGTGATAGACCTGCCAACCGAGTGGCGTTTGGAAAACCCCCACCGCTGCGCCAACCTCAGCGCCGAAAAGCCGCTCCGCACCGGGAAAAGTAAGCACGGCACGGGTGAGAAAGCCCGTATCGCCGCCTGTTCCACGCGCTGCCGCATCAATCGAATAACGGCAGGCTGCCGCCCGGAAATCGCCACCGGTCTTGATCAGATCAAGCGCAGCGCGGGCGTCCGATTCACTGCGGGCGATGATTCGTTTGGCATTGAAGCTCTCTAAGCGTGGCGTCTCGCCCAGTTCACGGACGATGATCGGTTTGAGCATCGTCGCCATGACGAACGACTCGGCAACGCTGTCGATCTGCTTGACTGTCAGAC
This window encodes:
- a CDS encoding peptidylprolyl isomerase encodes the protein MKVVRWLALLVGCLFLAAGCNSVLPPTPIVIRDTRSDQTATAAALPTRTPSEPSPTPTATSTPYIRPTDAPTLDLALPLVTVGDETITLGDFRARVRYERFAALDNVRRAVQTLGLKAFDLSQPGANRPADFVAGIFNTLANSDAFGAQIYDILLREAVIRQEFARRGLTLPSDDVRAYWIRRFELQRDPNAAESVQAPLAAYRAEAVRYSGLTVKQIDSVAESFVMATMLKPIIVRELGETPRLESFNAKRIIARSESDARAALDLIKTGGDFRAAACRYSIDAAARGTGGDTGFLTRAVLTFPGAERLFGAEVGAAVGVFQTPLGWQVYHITEKRTNADGDAQIRAAVITVSGENVAADILKRAQGGEDFGSLVCQYSLTTGGGLGGELGRVGVEVFAPEVARAVQAGGAETLFGPLETAAGWEVVQITDRQLDIPQPEELDKAADRAFSRWQTQKIASAYVTQHSDVWRAAVPRDPLPREVAPYLTEENFGLPTPPPTSTATRISTP